The following nucleotide sequence is from Staphylococcus chromogenes.
GATTTAAAAACCGTTAATGCGGTTACGTTATCCTTTGATAAAGATGAAATTGAATCCCATAACAAAGAACAAGAAGATACGATTGTGAATAAAATTAATGATTTTTTTAAATCATACACGAGTTCACTTAATGACGCTGTAGATGATCACACAGTAAAACCCGTATCAAGTTATGTTTTGAAAGAGAGTCAATATTATGATGTATTGAATGACAGCGTAAAAGAACGCCGTTTATCCTCTTTGAAATCGTCTAATGTGGAGAATGTGAGTCGTCAAGGTGATTTTTATTCTGTGATCGTAAATAATGAAAATACGAACGGACAAGTGCAACAAGGTCATTATTTATTAAAGGGAAATGCAGACGGTGAAGATTTAAAAATTGTTAACTATGAACCGTATCGTTAATTTAAAATGAGAAATATTTTATATAGAAGAGCCCTTGATGTGAAGAACATTAAGGGTTTTTTTATGATTGAAGTGTAATAAATGCGTATGATAATCGCTAAAATGGGAATAATAATCATGCATATCTTTAGAAATATACTAGTGAATCAGTTAATATAGGAGAAGTTAGTTTTTTTAATAGTTGATTAAAACACAATTTTTCTACACATTAGATTGATTGTTGAATTATGTATGAAGTTATTAAGAGAAAAAATAATGAATGGCATTATTAATTATAGTAGGAAATTCATAATCAAAATTAATATATTTTCAAAGGGGGAAATGGGTTGGTTAGGATGCCAAAACAAGACTTACGAGTGAAAAAAACAATTGCCAAATTGACAGAAGTACTTATCATGTTATTACAAAAGCAACGATTTTCTAAAATTACCATTAATCAAATTTGTATGGAAGCAAGTGTACATAGAACGACCTTTTATAAGCATTTCAAAGATAAAAATGAACTGTTGATGCATGTGCTTGATGCAACGACTAAACCTTATTTTAATAATGATGTAAATAAACGTATGTTGGAGCCTTTTTCGTGTTTGGAACAAACATTAAATGTTGTGATGCGAGACATATTAAAACGACAAGAAGATGATCCCGTCTTTTACAAATTGCTCGTTCAATTTTTTACCCAGTCTATCAATACAGACGTGCAAGTTTATATTAAAAAGTTACCTAAAGACCAACGTTTCCCATATGAAGTGTTTGGATACGTGCAAACGGCTATTATTTCCTCACTTAATCAATGGCGTATCGATACAAATACGGAATTTGACGCTACGATGCTAGACCATATTTATCAAACATTAATGCGCTATCGTCTTTCTAAGTTATAGTACATACAGCATGAAATTTAATATTTCGACAAACTGTCTTCAACTTTGACGTTGTAGGCAGTTTTTTAGGTTCTATAATAAATCGGACTGATGTATAAATAACTTCATTTATTTGATTGTTCCATAAAGTCTCGCTTTTCTAGGCGCCTCACCTCAACTAATTTTAATATTGAGATAATCTCAATATTAAAATGGATTTTCGGTTTCGGCTAGATGCCTCAGAAGTCTCGGCTTAGGAACTAATCAAATATGCTATATATTCACAAGCGTTATAAAATCTATTTTACGACTCAGTTTTACTGATTTAAAGAGTATTAAAATAACCAACAACGTTCAAGAATTTATACTCTTACAACAAAAAAGGAGTTTACTCCTTGATTTAATGTGACCAGTCCAATTTGACAGAGAACCTTTTTTTAATGAAGATGAGAAGGAGCGTATGCATAAAAACTTAATACAACGTTTTAGTTCATTAAAGGATAGCGTTGAATCATAGCTATAAATAGAAAGCCATCAAAATTTACGTTTAGATAAATTTTGATGGCTATTATAATACCATTTAAGAAAGTATATAAGATTCAGACAAGTTTTATTACATAAATTAATGAACAAATAAATGCAATAGTTTAGGTCTTATTTCACCTTAACGTTATTTCATTTTAGGACGTCGATTTCTAAAGAATAAACTTATAAAATAGAGTGCAGTGGCAATGCCAGAAAAAATAATCGCATTATGAAGTCCATTCGCTTCAACAAGTAATGTGGAAGGATCGATATGGCCTAAATATTGCTCAACTTTCGTCGCCATTTCTTTTGCAGCTTCACGGACAATATATAAAATAGCTACCGGAATCAACGTGGCACAAACAGCGATAATGAAGTTAAGTATTTTGATTAACGTTCGATTAAAGACGAGTGTTAAAATAGCTAAAACAACATTTAGAAATACAAGGATAAAAAAGACATGTATCATTGTAAGTAATATATTTAAACTATTTTCAAGATCACTCGTATCAATATACGATTGTTGGGTTAAATTTTGAATCACTTCTTTAAATTGATGATAATTCACAGTTTGGTCTAAAAAGTTAAGTTGAAATAGCGTATTGTAAAACATGTGATAAGCTGAAATGACTG
It contains:
- a CDS encoding TetR/AcrR family transcriptional regulator, whose amino-acid sequence is MPKQDLRVKKTIAKLTEVLIMLLQKQRFSKITINQICMEASVHRTTFYKHFKDKNELLMHVLDATTKPYFNNDVNKRMLEPFSCLEQTLNVVMRDILKRQEDDPVFYKLLVQFFTQSINTDVQVYIKKLPKDQRFPYEVFGYVQTAIISSLNQWRIDTNTEFDATMLDHIYQTLMRYRLSKL